One Tachysurus vachellii isolate PV-2020 chromosome 18, HZAU_Pvac_v1, whole genome shotgun sequence DNA segment encodes these proteins:
- the srp72 gene encoding signal recognition particle subunit SRP72 yields MASGAGSIASLWTEVNRCGQNGDFTRALKAVNKILHENKDDVTALRCKIACLIQTGGFKEALNVINTHTKSLTIDIIGFEKAYCEYRLNRVESALKTIEGISDQTDKLKELYGQVLYRLERYTDCEVVYKDLIRNSQDEYEEERKTNLAAVQAARSTWEKATPEDLGLPESTYELCYNAACSLIGRGRLSQAMKKLREAEELCRISLTEDSDMTEEDIDAELAVIHSQMAYVMQLQGRTEDALQLYNQVIKLKPSDVGLLAVTANNIITINKDQNVFDSKKKVKLMSADGVEYKLTKKQLQAIEFNKALLAMYTNQADQCRKLLANLQSQNPGHPQPVLIHVAQLCREKQHGKAMELLQKFSEKHPESASGIKLTMAQLYLTQGHVTKACDILRTIEDFKHKQGMVSALVTMYTHEEDIDSAIDVFTQAIQYYQSEQPGSLVHLSLVREAANFKLRYGRKKDCISDLEQLWKQNPKDVHTLAQLISAYSLVDQDKAKALSKHLPSPDTMSFNIDVEELENSHGATNVRKKAAKVVGENPPKEQGQVDLKKKRKKKKGKLPKNYDPTSTPDPERWLPMRERSYYRGRKKGKKKEQVGRGTQGATSGAATELDASKTASSPPTSPRPGSGTGAAPNIVPPRQQKPAAPGATRKKAPQKKKKGGKSGW; encoded by the exons ATGGCGAGTGGCGCGGGGTCTATAGCGTCTCTGTGGACTGAAGTCAACCGCTGCGGACAAAATGGCGACTTCACAAGAGCCCTCAAGGCCGTCAACAAGA TTCTTCACGAGAATAAGGATGACGTGACGGCACTGCGATGTAAAATCGCGTGTCTCATCCAGACCGGTGGATTCAAGGAGGCTCTCAACGTGATCAACACCCACACTAAGTCACTTACAAT CGACATTATCGGGTTTGAGAAAGCGTACTGTGAGTATCGGCTGAACCGTGTGGAAAGTGCACTGAAGACCATCGAGGGGATCTCTGACCAGACCGACAAACTCAAAGAGCTTTATGGCCAAGTG ctgtacaGGCTGGAGCGGTACACTGATTGTGAAGTGGTCTATAAAGATCTGATCAGAAACTCCCAAGATGAATacgaggaggagagaaagacaaaccTCGCCGCAGTGCAGGCTGCCCGGAGCACCTGGGAAAAAGCAACACCT GAGGACTTGGGGCTACCCGAGAGCACGTATGAGCTTTGCTACAACGCAGCCTGCAGTCTGATTGGCAGAGGCCGTCTCTCTCAGGCCATGAAAAAACTCAGAGAAGCTGAAG agcTCTGTAGGATATCTCTCACAGAAGACTCA gacATGACAGAGGAGGATATAGACGCTGAGCTGGCAGTGATCCACTCTCAGATGGCTTATGTCATGCAGCTCCAAGGCAGGACAGAGGACGCATTGCAGCTGTACAACCAAGTCATCAAACTGAA GCCATCTGACGTGGGTCTGCTAGCAGTCACTGCAAATAacatcatcaccatcaacaaG GACCAAAACGTGTTTGACTCCAAGAAGAAGGTGAAGCTGATGAGTGCAGATGGCGTGGAATACAAACTGACTAAGAAGCAGCTGCAAGCAATTGAGTTTAACAAAGCGCTGCTAGCAATGTATACCAACCAG GCTGATCAGTGCAGAAAGTTGTTGGCAAATCTGCAGTCACAGAACCCTGGACACCCGCAGCCAGTTCTCATCCATGTGGCTCAGCTGTGTCGGGAGAAGCAACACGGCAAGGCCATGGAGCTGCTGCAG AAATTTTCAGAGAAGCATCCAGAAAGCGCATCTGGAATCAAACTGACCATGGCACAACTCTATCTAACGCAAG GTCATGTGACTAAAGCTTGTGATATTCTGAGGACGATAGAGGATTTTAAGCACAAACAAGGAATG GTTTCTGCCCTGGTCACAATGTACACGCATGAGGAGGACATTGACAGCGCGATTGATGTCTTCACCCAAGCCATTCAGTATTATCAATCAGAACAG CCTGGCTCTTTGGTGCACCTCTCCCTTGTCCGTGAGGCAGCAAATTTTAAGCTCCGTTACGGAAGGAAGAAGGATTGCATCAGTGACTTGGAGCAGCTGTGGAAACAAAACCCTAAAGATGTGCACACTTTGGCACAGCTCATCTCTGCATACTCGCTGGTGGATCAGGACAAGGCCAAAGC ACTCAGTAAGCATCTGCCCTCTCCTGACACCATGTCCTTTAACATCGACGTCGAGGAGCTAGAGAACTCTCACGGAGCCACGAATGTCAGAAAGAAAGCGGCCAAAGTTGTCGGGGAAAACCCACCCAAAGAACAGGG ccAAGTGGACcttaaaaagaagaggaaaaaaaagaaag GTAAACTACCAAAGAACTATGACCCTACATCAACCCCTGACCCTGAGCGGTGGCTGCCAATGCGAGAACGATCGTACTACCGTGGCAGGAAGAAGGGCAAGAAGAAGGAACAGGTGGGAAGAGGAACTCAGGGAGCGACATCGGGAGCTGCAACTGAACT GGATGCCAGCAAAACAGCGAGCAGCCCGCCTACGTCCCCTCGCCCCGGCTCTGGCACCGGCGCCGCCCCCAACATTGTGCCGCCACGGCAACAGAAACCTGCTGCTCCGGGTGCAACACGCAAAAAAGCcccacagaagaaaaagaagggagGAAAAAGTGGATGGTAG
- the arl9 gene encoding ADP-ribosylation factor-like protein 9: MPGLRELGLAGAALTLTGGVAYFVWSLRDTEKRRKVEKVTLTQDLHADKEEKLETRSKESAREVASVTQKGQSGGCQVLVLGLDGAGKSSLLQCFVTGSTEQEVSPTQGFHAVSINREGLHIEFLEIGGEEKLREYWPMYLKKARVLVFVLDAADSERFPLAKASLHRMLDSEPYLPLVLLANKQDLPGACGVTDLYESMALGSAGEGRKLCVLGTQVLKGSSDAHPSVQDAYELIMEMMNSKSV; the protein is encoded by the exons ATGCCCGGTTTGAGAGAACTTGGCTTAGCTGGAGCTGCTCTGACACTAACAGGAGGCGTCGCTTATTTTGTCTGGAGTTTGCGAGACACGGAGAAAAGACGCAAAGTAGAGAAAGTGACATTAACGCAGGATTTACACGCAGATAAAGAAGAAAAGTTAGAAACAAGGAGCAAGGAATCAGCACGAGAAGTCGCCAGTGTCACTCAG aagggACAGTCAGGAGGTTGTCAGGTGTTGGTGTTGGGTTTGGATGGTGCCGGCAAGTCGAGTCTTCTTCAATGCTTTGTGACTGGCAGCACAGAGCAGGAAGTTTCACCCACTCAGGGGTTCCATGCTGTGTCTATCAACAGAGAAGGGCTGCACATCGAGTTTCTTGAGA TTGGTGGTGAGGAGAAGCTCCGCGAATACTGGCCCATGTATCTGAAGAAGGCTCGGGTGTTGGTGTTTGTACTGGACGCGGCCGATTCGGAACGCTTTCCTCTGGCTAAAGCCAGCCTGCACCGGATGCTGGACTCTGAGCCTTATCTACCGCTGGTTCTGCTCGCTAATAAACAG gacCTCCCAGGTGCATGTGGGGTGACGGATCTGTACGAGTCGATGGCGTTGGGTTCAGCAGGCGAAGGCCgtaagctgtgtgttttgggcaCGCAGGTTCTGAAAGGCTCATCCGATGCTCATCCCAGTGTTCAGGACGCTTATGAGCTCATCATGGAGATGATGAACAGTAAATCTGTCTAA
- the LOC132861458 gene encoding uncharacterized protein LOC132861458, with the protein MSRILALSQPKKDFSALHQDLLRKDHKEAAKMRSTCLPATSQYEQVSRLATPNFRHRCPQVLSLPHTKRCEHSCPVWHISSAVKNAVASPRILQLAQPRHTHPEYQSNRQNIETCVSRAANSSQVSLRLEQLCVPKLRESKLFYQYGCPESPIRPVSKAARKATASARVKELSIPKSYTPP; encoded by the exons ATGTCAAGGATTCTGGCACTGTCTCAACCCAAAAAAGATTTCTCTGCCCTCCATCAAGACCTGCTTAG AAAAGATCACAAAGAAGCCGCGAAGATGAGGAGCACGTGTCTTCCCGCCACATCTCAGTATGAGCAGGTCTCGCGCTTGGCAACGCCCAATTTTCGTCACAGGTGCCCTCAGGTACTGAG tctccCTCACACAAAACGATGTGAGCACAGCTGTCCTGTGTGGCACATCAGCTCTGCAGTGAAGAATGCAGTAGCCTCTCCTCGCATTCTTCAGCTTGCTCagcccagacacacacatcctgagTACCAGAGCAACCGCCAg aATATAGAAACATGCGTCTCACGTGCAGCTAATTCATCTCAGGTGAGTCTGAGACTCGAGCAGCTGTGTGTGCCCAAACTGCGAGAAAGCAAACTCTTCTACCAGTATGGCTGTCCTGAGAGCCCCATAAGGCCT gTGTCTAAAGCAGCAAGAAAAGCCACAGCAAGTGCTCGTGTGAAAGAACTGTCCATCCCCAAGAGCTATACCCctccctga